The Engystomops pustulosus chromosome 9, aEngPut4.maternal, whole genome shotgun sequence genome includes a window with the following:
- the LOC140076405 gene encoding fucolectin-like has translation MKTFSAILTVIGLVGVEYLVQVDAAAVNVVLNGLAFQSSSVPGQGEAHRAIDGNTNTDFLKGSCSQTTSEYQPWWTVDLRRGYIITNVTITSQSASATSPVPWAEIHVGESMEGYGVYNPKCSVISSMAPGSTGTFSCGGIFGRYLTVVIPSRIDTLTLCEVQVGVLNVPDRQVGLTIRSVSTSGSDLLQNQDIIIKMLRHKLKKYIRILSRGVDNVLQRDNQTCVPMKTIAASSAGSSLGSVQSVI, from the exons ATGAAGACTTTCTCGGCCATTCTCACAGTCATTGGACTTGTAG GTGTAGAGTATCTCGTGCAGGTGGACGCGGCAG CAGTGAATGTGGTGCTGAATGGACTCGCCTTTCAGTCCAGCTCGGTCCCGGGGCAGGGAGAAGCTCACCGGGCCATAGACGGCAACACAAATACTGACTTTCTGAAGGGGTCCTGCAGCCAGACCACCAGCGAGTACCAGCCCTGGTGGACTGTGGACCTACGACGTGGCTACATCATTACCAATGTCACCATCACCAGCCAATCTGCCAGCGCCACCAGTCCGGTGCCATGGGCTGAGATCCACGTTGGCGAAAGTATGGAAGGCTATGGAGTATATAACCCAAA gtgCTCCGTCATCAGCTCCATGGCCCCTGGATCTACTGGTACCTTTTCATGTGGCGGGATTTTTGGACGGTACTTGACTGTGGTCATTCCAAGCCGCATTGACACCCTCACCTTGTGTGAGGTCCAAGTGGGGGTCCTAAACGTACCAG ATCGGCAGGTGGGACTAACGATTAGAAGCGTCTCCACTTCAGGATCGGACCTGCTACAGAACCAAGACATAATCATCAAGAtg CTCCGGCACAAACTGAAGAAGTACATCCGGATCCTGAGCCGGGGAGTGGACAACGTCCTACAACGAG ATAACCAGACCTGCGTCCCAATGAAGACCATCGCGGCCTcatctgcaggatcctctctggGGAGTGTCCAATCCGTAATATAA